In one window of Parabacteroides sp. FAFU027 DNA:
- a CDS encoding glycoside hydrolase family 2 protein, which produces MNKQCFVMIVLLSLLQWRADAREKILLNFNWKFQLNEQSGAMFPTYNDAKWQSVNLPHDASIYGPFVKDTLGGTKLNGYRPRHIGWYRKNLQINENIEGKKVYLEFEGVYRESDVWVNGKHCGRFLNGYLDFQYDITDLVKRGSNVIAVRYDNTFTTSSRWYTGEGITRNVYLNILDKLHVARYGTYITTPKITDKYAKTCIETTVENTSSDSTTSKLVTDIVSPTGSVVASRTSVISFGAKETVKYRQEVKVPDPMIWDLNSPHLYKAVSKVYNGEQLTDSYETTFGIREVEFTPEEGFLLNGKKVFLKGVCLHHDLGSLGAAAFEAGWQKRLEVLKNQMGCNAIRLSHNPYPKYVLDWCDRNGILVFDEAYDKWNSQYYGPGNSFDNYWENDVATFIKRDRNHPSVFIWSVGNEVIHQYTGEDSTYGVLQLKKMVDFVHALEPSRKVTCALYPARYNAIKYNNPAYYNSAPHQMAFFTDVMSVNYQAGFFKKDHIKYPQLIFLLSEEGTGEGGYGYFGYDHTYACGQFYWGGTEYLGESFGWPSKGWINGAIDLCNNLKPVAYSISSFYKSAPMMKLAVYAKDEAKEKSWNDFKIKWLPMYFHWNWKDKEPLTVQTISNCDSVELIINGKSQGIKSMAACTNQKMTWNVNYEKGEIKALGRTGGKVVSKDILRTAGEAQLIILEADKKEMKADGLDLTYINVKVVDKSGNIVPNADHLIRFSVKGAGTNSGVGNGDILSDELLQADSRRVYNGTCQLIIRSSQMAGEIKISASAKGLKPAVVVIKTH; this is translated from the coding sequence GCATGATGCCTCCATATATGGACCATTTGTAAAAGATACACTTGGCGGAACGAAGCTAAATGGTTACCGTCCACGTCATATCGGGTGGTATCGTAAGAATCTTCAAATCAACGAAAATATTGAAGGGAAGAAGGTTTACCTTGAGTTTGAAGGGGTTTACCGCGAGTCGGATGTTTGGGTAAACGGTAAGCATTGCGGGAGGTTTCTCAACGGATACCTTGATTTTCAATATGATATTACCGATTTGGTAAAGAGAGGCAGTAATGTCATTGCCGTACGCTATGACAATACCTTTACTACAAGTTCTCGTTGGTATACGGGAGAGGGTATTACGCGCAATGTCTATCTGAACATCCTTGACAAACTGCATGTAGCCCGCTATGGGACCTACATCACTACTCCTAAGATCACTGATAAGTATGCCAAGACCTGCATAGAGACCACCGTGGAGAATACATCGTCAGACTCTACGACCAGCAAACTGGTGACCGATATCGTTTCACCTACAGGCAGTGTCGTGGCCAGCCGTACGTCGGTGATCAGCTTTGGGGCAAAGGAGACGGTAAAATACCGCCAGGAGGTAAAAGTACCTGATCCCATGATCTGGGATTTAAATTCACCGCATTTGTATAAAGCCGTATCGAAAGTGTACAACGGCGAGCAACTGACTGATAGCTACGAGACTACGTTCGGGATCAGGGAGGTAGAGTTTACCCCCGAGGAAGGATTTCTGCTCAACGGTAAAAAGGTATTCCTAAAAGGAGTATGCCTGCACCATGATCTGGGATCGTTGGGTGCTGCGGCATTTGAAGCAGGATGGCAGAAACGACTTGAAGTCCTCAAAAACCAGATGGGATGTAACGCTATCCGGTTGAGTCATAATCCATATCCCAAATATGTACTGGACTGGTGTGACCGGAACGGCATTCTCGTATTTGATGAGGCCTACGACAAATGGAATTCACAATATTACGGACCGGGCAATTCTTTTGATAATTACTGGGAAAATGACGTGGCTACATTCATTAAAAGAGACAGAAATCACCCGTCAGTATTTATCTGGAGTGTCGGAAATGAGGTTATCCATCAGTATACTGGTGAAGACAGTACTTATGGTGTACTACAATTGAAGAAAATGGTCGATTTTGTGCATGCGCTCGAACCTTCGCGCAAGGTAACCTGCGCTTTATATCCGGCCCGCTACAATGCCATAAAGTACAATAATCCTGCATATTATAACTCTGCTCCACACCAGATGGCGTTCTTTACCGATGTGATGAGTGTAAACTACCAGGCTGGATTTTTCAAAAAAGACCATATTAAATACCCGCAGTTAATATTCCTGTTGAGTGAGGAAGGTACCGGTGAAGGAGGCTATGGTTACTTCGGGTATGACCATACTTATGCCTGTGGTCAGTTTTACTGGGGTGGAACCGAGTATCTTGGAGAGTCATTCGGTTGGCCGTCAAAGGGATGGATCAATGGTGCGATAGACCTGTGCAACAACCTGAAACCGGTAGCTTACAGCATCAGCAGTTTCTACAAATCGGCACCGATGATGAAGCTGGCTGTTTATGCCAAAGATGAAGCGAAGGAAAAATCGTGGAACGACTTTAAGATCAAATGGTTGCCGATGTATTTCCACTGGAACTGGAAAGATAAGGAGCCTCTGACGGTACAGACAATCTCTAACTGTGACAGCGTGGAGCTTATAATCAACGGGAAATCGCAGGGGATAAAAAGCATGGCGGCATGCACCAATCAGAAAATGACCTGGAATGTCAATTACGAAAAGGGCGAAATCAAAGCTCTGGGGCGCACCGGAGGAAAAGTGGTATCGAAAGATATCCTGCGCACAGCCGGTGAAGCTCAGCTGATTATACTCGAAGCTGACAAGAAAGAGATGAAAGCCGATGGTCTTGACCTGACCTACATCAATGTGAAGGTGGTGGATAAGTCGGGCAATATCGTGCCAAATGCCGACCACCTGATCCGCTTCTCCGTGAAGGGAGCCGGTACCAATTCCGGGGTAGGCAATGGTGATATCCTGAGTGACGAACTGCTTCAGGCGGATAGCCGCAGGGTGTACAACGGGACATGCCAACTGATTATCCGTTCTTCGCAAATGGCCGGAGAGATTAAGATTAGTGCCAGCGCAAAAGGTCTGAAACCAGCCGTTGTGGTAATTAAAACGCATTAA